One genomic window of Medicago truncatula cultivar Jemalong A17 chromosome 1, MtrunA17r5.0-ANR, whole genome shotgun sequence includes the following:
- the LOC11423132 gene encoding uncharacterized protein, protein MDETTTATTTTTTTVTTTTNPILKDTTTLCETLFNQLNAKFEEFFSHLPLHHHENLSGPLPPPDSRLSPLVEHLSLILRRSLVVLTLPFSDQEFLINKCRFILSILKSLLSADITQLSDGTTVLLLRNFLSHVQFQLSDSYRPFLCTVLEVFADELLRHQSLRMHLMMADLAASSNSEKMFVCRSTHCDIASVLEVISAHFILSVSNEKAFENFISRLCLHCDKDFRFPQLGLEPAMALLLDPIVYSAPKIFQAHVISLVYEVIGSSLSSENLSQDVGFYLMAFHKSVSLYSIHVASLHMDGFYIEPNCDYDVSLFKKGHPTFESYIQERTSNRLNQVLSKSNNSLDSSQCKMSSKTKADLLAEYIKYMKGRQYIFADSCRDKATSFLHYIIHRTFSQDAAGDVLYVKQNTSAEDISLLASILKLMSVSLLLAIKCLSNSGVSRCLKTMGSSSVCDEYDFLISIINPFQQLQFCLPIQTSLYDMMKNPQSNYKVSKSMLVHFSGLLSLSFYNGFDVLARGCISVMISLMSMFIFEEGDLVDLGSLRGLPLQSCSSEISFYKSGEGARKKSSVYKIAAEFNRIRTRNLRKGCIVADGSEEICNGELYLDCTLSKNVPDYDELADFIVCREEKDYSSWLNKRQIYRRQKFHKIRGSKKFKKEGVWKSLRLRKLVRF, encoded by the exons ATGGACGAAACCACCACcgcaaccaccaccaccaccaccaccgtcaCCACTACTACCAATCCAATTCTCAAAGACACCACCACTCTCTGCGAAACCCTCTTCAATCAACTCAACGCCAAGTTCGAAGAATTCTTCTCCCATCTCCCTCTACACCATCATGAGAATCTCTCTGGGCCCCTTCCGCCTCCGGATTCACGGTTGTCTCCACTTGTTGAACATCTTTCTCTCATACTTCGCCGCTCTCTGGTTGTTCTGACACTTCCCTTTTCCGACCAGGAATTCCTCATCAACAAATGCCGCTTCATTCTCAGCATTCTCAAATCCTTACTCTCCGCCGATATCACTCAACTCAGCGATGGAACTACCGTTCTGCTACTTcgcaattttctctctcatgttcaattccAACTTTCTGATTCTTACCGTCCCTTTCTCTGTACCGTGCTTGAG GTTTTTGCAGATGAACTTTTAAGACATCAATCATTGAGAATGCATCTTATGATGGCTGATTTAGCAGCATCTTCCAACAGTGAAAAGATGTTTGTGTGCCGATCCACCCATTGTGATATTGCTAGTGTCCTGGAGGTGATATCCGCGCATTTTATCCTGTCAGTCTCTAATGAGAAAGCATTTGAGAATTTCATCAGCAGATTATGTTTACATTGCGACAAAGATTTTAGATTTCCTCAACTTGGACTTGAACCTGCCATGGCATTGCTGCTTGATCCTATTGTATATTCTGCACCAAAGATATTCCAGGCACATGTAATTTCATTGGTTTATGAAGTTATTGGCTCTAGCTTATCTTCTGAGAATTTGTCTCAAGATGTGGGCTTCTACTTAATGGCATTTCACAAATCTGTCAGCTTGTACTCTATTCATGTGGCTAGCTTGCATATGGATGGTTTTTACATCGAACCGAATTGTGACTATGATGTATCCCTGTTCAAGAAAGGTCATCCAACTTTTGAATCGTATATTCAGGAAAGAACAAGTAACAGATTAAATCAAGTcttatcaaaatcaaataattcattggACTCTTCTCAGTGCAAAATGTCATCCAAAACAAAAGCCGATCTTTTGGCTGAATACATCAAATATATGAAAGGGAGGCAGTACATATTTGCTGATTCATGCCGGGATAAGGCTACCTCATTCTTACATTACATAATCCATCGAACTTTCTCTCAAGATGCAGCTGGAGATGTATTGTATGTAAAGCAAAATACTAGTGCTGAAGACATTTCTCTTCTTGCGTCCATATTGAAGTTAATGAGTGTTTCGCTGTTACTTGCAATCAAGTGTCTAAGTAACAGTGGTGTTTCACGTTGTCTGAAAACAATGGGAAGTTCCTCTGtgtgtgatgaatatgatttctTGATCAGCATCATCAACCCTTTTCAACaacttcaattttgtttacccaTTCAGACTTCACTGTATGATATGATGAAAAATCCGCAGTCAAACTACAAAGTCTCCAAGTCAATGCTTGTGCACTTTTCAGGCTTGCTATCTTTAAGTTTTTACAATGGTTTTGATGTGTTAGCAAGGGGGTGTATATCTGTAATGATCTCACTGATGTCTATGTTTATTTTTGAAGAGGGAGATTTAGTTGATTTAGGGTCACTCAGGGGTCTGCCATTGCAATCTTGCTCATCTGAGATTTCGTTCTATAAGAGTGGAGAG GGGGCCAGGAAAAAATCAAGTGTATATAAAATTGCAGCAGAGTTTAATAGAATTCGAACACGTAATTTAAG AAAGGGTTGCATAGTAGCAGATGGATCTGAGGAGATCTGTAACGGGGAACTGTATCTTGATTGCACATTATCAAAAAATGTACCTGATTATGATGAACTTGCAGACTTCATTGTGTGTAGGGAGGAGAAAGATTATTCCAGCTGGTTGAATAAACGGCAAATATACAGAAGGCAGAAGTTTCATAAAATAAGAGGCTCAAAGAAGTTTAAGAAGGAAGGAGTGTGGAAGTCTTTGAGATTGAGAAAATTAGTAAGATTTTGA
- the LOC112418611 gene encoding uncharacterized protein: protein MHGVEKVAVEDVWGIGKAIGLQFKGDTHNMFGALARNGKGRVTSRSQEVSEGGGFEKRKEVRSLVLEKRPIILCLQETKLQVVDLGVVSSLWGDSPCSFSFRPSCGASGGLLSVWDTSEVEVWSSVSRDHTLIINGRFIKSNEEFYLFNIYAPCDGAARKLLWDSLTLRLQLLRGRKICACGDFNDVRCSEERRSVNARYSSLDFSHFNSFIDENSLNDLPLGGRKFTWFKGDGRSMSRLDRFLLSEDWCLAWPNCLQIAQLRGLSDHCPLVLSVDEEDWGPRSSRLLKCWTDIPGYKQFVSTKWKSFQVDGWSGYVLKEKFKLIKVALKEWHVNHTQNLPGKITALKDRLAELDAKGEGELLSDVECVEMRGIATDIQSLSRLNASICWQQSREIREAVWDCDSDKSSGPDGINFGFIKEFWLDMKDEIVRFVSEIHRNGKLSKGINTTFIALIPKVASPQKLNDFRPISLVGSLYKILAKLLANRLRGVIGSVVSESQSAFVKNRQILDGILIANEIVDEACKSKKELMLFKVDFEKAYDSVDWGYLDSVMGCMSFPVLWRKWIKECVSIATTSVLVNGSPTDEFPLKRGLRQGDPLSPFLFLLAAEGLNIVMKSLVEAQLFSSYNIGAVNPVVVSHLQFADDALLLGSKSWANVRALRAALVLFEAMSGLKVNFHKSMLVGVNIGLSWLYEAASVLSCKVGTVPFLYLGIPIGGNTRRLCFWEPIVNCIKSRLSGWNSRFLSFGGRLVLLKSVLTSLPVYALSFFKAPAGEAPLCVRFRRLFELTENKSMSVADLLSVDSERWGEVWRWRRRLWQWKEELLDECRALLLDVSLNPNVSDSWVWLPDPSGGYTVRGTYSLLISQVPPVADYDLDFVWHKQVPLKVSVFAWRLIRDRLPTRTNLIARRVLSPDMSSCVAGCGHPESARHLFLLCDTFGSLWHLVRDWIGCFGVDTDNISDHFL, encoded by the exons ATGCATGGGGTTGAGAAGGTTGCGGTAGAGGATGTATGGGGGATTGGTAAGGCGATAGGGCTCCAATTTAAGGGGGATACTCATAATATGTTTGGTGCGCTAGCAAGAAATGGGAAAGGTAGGGTTACGTCGCGGAGTCAGGAGGTGTCGGAGGGAG GAGGGTTTGAGAAGAGGAAGGAGGTTCGTTCTTTGGTTCTTGAGAAAAGGCCTATTATTTTGTGTTTACAAGAGACTAAATTGCAAGTGGTTGATCTTGGGGTGGTTTCTTCTTTGTGGGGGGATTCGCCTTGTTCCTTTTCGTTCCGTCCTTCTTGTGGGGCGTCTGGGGGGTTGTTGTCAGTGTGGGATACTTCAGAGGTGGAGGTGTGGTCTTCTGTTAGTCGTGACCATACGCTTATAATTAATGGCCGTTTTATTAAGTCTAATGAGGAGTTCTACTTGTTTAACATTTATGCTCCTTGTGATGGAGCAGCTAGGAAGTTGTTATGGGATTCTTTAACTCTGCGTTTACAGCTTTTGAGGGGTCGGAAAATATGTGCCTGCGGGGATTTTAATGATGTCCGGTGTAgtgaagaaagaagatcagTGAATGCAAGATATTCCTCTTTGGATTTTTCTcatttcaattcattcattgacGAAAATTCTCTGAATGATTTGCCTTTGGGAGGTCGTAAGTTTACTTGGTTTAAAGGGGATGGGAGATCTATGAGTCGGCTTGATCGATTTTTGCTTTCGGAGGATTGGTGTCTGGCTTGGCCAAATTGTTTACAGATAGCTCAGTTGCGAGGTTTATCGGATCATTGTCCTTTGGTGTTGTCTGTTGATGAGGAGGATTGGGGTCCTAGATCGTCCAGGTTATTAAAGTGTTGGACTGATATTCCGGGTTATAAGCAGTTTGTTAGTACTAAATGGAAATCTTTTCAGGTCGACGGCTGGAGTGGTTATGTGTTAAAGGAAAAGTTCAAATTGATTAAAGTGGCCCTTAAGGAATGGCATGTCAACCATACTCAAAACTTACCAGGTAAGATAACCGCACTAAAGGACAGGTTGGCGGAGTTAGATGCGAAAGGAGAAGGCGAGTTGTTGTCTGATGTTGAGTGTGTTGAGATGCGTGGTATTGCAACAGATATTCAATCTTTGTCCCGTCTTAATGCTAGTATTTGTTGGCAACAGTCTCGA GAGATTAGAGAAGCAGTGTGGGATTGTGATAGTGATAAGAGTTCAGGTCCTGATGGGATTAATTTTGGCTTCATTAAGGAGTTCTGGCTTGATATGAAGGATGAGATTGTGCGTTTTGTTTCTGAAATTCACCGCAATGGGAAGCTTTCCAAAGGTATCAATACTACTTTCATTGCTCTCATTCCTAAAGTAGCTAGTCCTCAAAAGCTCAATGATTTTCGTCCTATTTCGTTGGTGGGGAGTCTGTATAAGATTTTGGCTAAGCTGCTAGCTAATAGATTGCGGGGGGTTATTGGTTCTGTTGTTTCAGAGTCTCAGTCGGCTTTTGTCAAGAATAGACAAATTTTAGATGGTATTCTAATTGCTAACGAAATTGTCGATGAAGCTTGTAAATCTAAAAAAGAGCTTATGTTGTTTAAGGTGGATTTTGAGAAGGCTTATGATTCGGTGGACTGGGGTTACTTAGATTCTGTTATGGGGTGCATGTCTTTTCCTGTTCTCTGGAGAAAATGGATCAAAGAATGTGTCAGCATTGCCACAACGTCTGTTTTAGTTAATGGAAGTCCAACTGATGAATTCCCGTTGAAGAGAGGGTTAAGACAAGGCGACCCTTTATCTCCTTTTTTGTTCTTGTTGGCGGCGGAGGGTCTTAATATTGTGATGAAATCATTGGTTGAGGCTCAATTGTTCTCTAGCTACAACATTGGGGCCGTTAATCCGGTTGTTGTTTCTCACCTCCAATTTGCTGACGACGCATTATTGTTAGGGTCTAAAAGTTGGGCCAATGTCCGTGCGTTAAGGGCGGCCCTTGTGCTGTTCGAGGCTATGTCGGGTTTGAaagtgaattttcataagagtaTGCTGGTGGGGGTGAATATTGGGTTGTCCTGGTTATATGAAGCTGCATCCGTGTTGAGTTGTAAAGTTGGAACTGTCCCTTTCTTGTACCTAGGTATTCCTATTGGTGGTAACACTCGAAGATTGTGTTTCTGGGAACCTATTGTGAATTGTATTAAATCTAGACTGTCGGGTTGGAATAGTCGGTTTCTCTCTTTTGGTGGTCGCTTGGTTCTACTCAAATCTGTCTTGACCTCTCTGCCTGTCTATgcactttccttcttcaaagctccagCAG GGGAGGCTCCTCTTTGTGTGCGATTTAGGCGGTTGTTTGAGTTAACAGAGAATAAGTCTATGTCCGTGGCCGACTTGCTCTCTGTTGATTCGGAGCGGTGGGGGGAGGTGTGGAGGTGGAGACGTAGGTTATGGCAGTGGAAGGAGGAGTTGCTAGATGAGTGTAGGGCTTTACTTCTTGATGTTTCCTTGAATCCTAATGTTTCAGATAGCTGGGTGTGGCTTCCGGACCCATCTGGTGGATACACAGTTCGAGGCACATATAGTTTGTTAATCTCTCAGGTACCTCCGGTCGCCGACTATGATCTGGATTTCGTGTGGCACAAACAGGTTCCCTTGAAGGTTTCCGTTTTTGCGTGGAGGCTCATCCGTGATCGTTTACCAACAAGGACAAATTTGATTGCTAGACGGGTGTTGTCGCCTGACATGTCTTCGTGTGTTGCTGGCTGTGGTCATCCTGAATCGGCTCGACATCTATTTTTACTGTGTGATACTTTTGGTTCTCTGTGGCATTTGGTGCGAGATTGGATCGGTTGCTTTGGGGTGGACACAGATAATATTTCAGATCATTTTTTATAG